In a genomic window of Melitaea cinxia chromosome 25, ilMelCinx1.1, whole genome shotgun sequence:
- the LOC123666019 gene encoding zinc finger protein 845-like: protein MQISPNTMDYVCDYCSRSFTRKYNLQTHIENCHLNSSCYCDICDQRFGSPAGLQLHLSRGHNRFGQGFPECDLCGRIFTRKQNITSHMITVHLQGSRQDIRCNLCNKTFTTDRNLKRHINQLHNPNIEYPTCDDCHKVFKGKHSLIAHIHSAHSSVFKGVCKCNLCGKVYTNNRNLKRHVEMNHGERGEFKCEVCPKVYTSNQSLRRHARSHSGYNYSQFNCDFCSKTFVGKENLDSHMLFCHRENSSSNEFEGRSSLFECEFCNNAYDFETRLRFHIKTDHSFQDFYNYCKKSLMKTRTSEKSRKQKFLFFNCEYCINAFATVYDLKDHMRSNHDKEYNLSTCNVCFSKFFSKETLVEHKKICIPPENVNSCSHCDKLFTDISSLIFHTKIFHPQAQVADSNITSSYIEESLEASFKCLHCDRVYYSDRSLKHHVKLKHSTDEAVECQYCGKICNNKYYLASHIKIVHTNDSWSKCDYCDKQFKSKRNIRRHIEYTHLGMQRYKCIECETLFKEKRSLRKHVRTKHPNSTAFPQCHICQKRFESAKSCKIHLKLLHSFNMNTHPCDLCSVSFTSIESLNIHLSTKHLAEDEIYKCEDCNMVFKGQESFDQHNENYHVNIPTLKQNSLPRCIICMKDFSTRKTLKRHIKKFHCEFNVDELAIYGSKKRIFHVDCVDCLKNFNDEFYFNAYQKLKHIRDSIIFKCETCTKSYSCLEYAIMRYKQTFDVSKSKLYLSELCTAEMSDAEGDSNERMEPESTTSDIKLESQDQVISEYYIKMEPLSP from the exons ATGC AAATATCACCAAACACCATGGACTATGTTTGCGATTACTGCAGTCGGTCATTCACTCGAAAGTACAATCTGCAGACACACATAGAGAACTGTCACCTCAACTCGTCATGCTATTGTGATATATGTGATCAAAGATTCGGCAGCCCGGCGGGGCTCCAGCTTCATCTGTCAAGAGGACACAATCGATTTGGACAAGGATTTCCAGAATGCGATCTATGTGGTAGAATCTTTACAAGAAAACAGAATATCACATCGCACATGATAACAGTTCATTTACAAGGCAGTAGGCAAGATATACGCTGCAATTTGTGCAATAAGACCTTCACGACGGATCGTAACTTGAAACGACATATAAATCAACTTCATAACCCTAACATTGAGTACCCGACTTGTGACGACTGTCACAAAGTCTTCAAAGGAAAACACTCTTTGATAGCGCATATACATTCAGCGCATAGTTCAGTTTTTAAAGGCGTTTGCAAGTGCAACTTGTGCGGTAAGGTTTACACGAATAATAGGAATTTGAAGAGACATGTGGAGATGAATCATGGGGAAAGGGGTGAGTTCAAGTGTGAGGTGTGTCCTAAAGTGTACACTTCGAATCAGAGCTTACGGCGTCACGCTAGAAGTCATAGTGGGTATAATTATTCTCAATTTAATTGTGATTTCTGTTCTAAAACGTTTGTCGGTAAAGAGAATCTTGACAGCCACATGTTGTTTTGTCATAGGGAGAATTCAAGTTCGAACGAATTTGAAGGTAGATCAAGCCTCTTCGAATGTGAATTTTGTAATAACGCATACGATTTTGAAACTAGACTAAGGTTTCACATAAAAACAGATCACTCGTTCCAAGATTTCTATAACTATTGCAAGAAGTCATTGATGAAGACAAGGACGTCGGAAAAATCGAGGAAACAGAAATTTTTGTTCTTTAATTGTGAATATTGCATCAACGCTTTCGCTACCGTCTACGATTTGAAAGACCACATGAGATCGAACCACGATAAGGAGTACAATTTGTCGACGTGCAACGTATGCTTCAGCAAATTCTTTAGTAAAGAAACGTTGGTCGAGCACAAAAAGATATGTATACCGCCGGAGAACGTTAACTCTTGCAGCCACTGCGACAAATTATTTACGGACATTTCAAGCCTTATCTTTCATACAAAAATCTTTCATCCTCAAGCGCAAGTCGCCGATTCTAACATAACATCTAGTTACATTGAAGAATCATTAGAAGCATCCTTCAAATGCCTGCACTGCGATAGGGTATACTATAGCGACAGATCACTTAAACACCACGTCAAATTGAAACACTCGACTGACGAGGCGGTCGAGTGCCAATACTGCGgaaaaatttgcaataacaaatacTATCTGGCATCGCATATAAAAATCGTCCATACTAATGATTCCTGGTCGAAATGCGATTACTGCGATAAGCAATTCAAATCGAAGAGAAACATACGGCGTCATATCGAATACACACACTTGGGCATGCAGAGATACAAGTGCATCGAATGCGAAACATTGTTCAAGGAAAAACGGAGCTTACGTAAGCATGTCAGGACGAAACATCCAAATTCGACAGCGTTCCCTCAATGCCATATCTGTCAAAAACGCTTCGAATCGGCGAAATCTTGCAAAATACATCTAAAACTACTTCACTCGTTCAATATGAACACACACCCATGCGATCTGTGCTCGGTTTCATTTACATCGATAGAATCGCTAAACATACATTTGTCGACAAAGCATTTAGCTGAGGACGAAATTTACAAATGCGAAGATTGTAATATGGTTTTTAAAGGGCAAGAAAGTTTCGACCAACATAATGAAAATTACCACGTGAACATACCGACATTAAAACAGAACTCTCTACCCCGTTGCATTATATGCATGAAAGATTTTAGTACTCGAAAAACACTAAAGAGACATATAAAAAAGTTCCATTGTGAGTTTAATGTCGATGAATTAGCTATATACGGTTCCAAGAAGAGAATATTCCACGTAGATTGTGTGGACTGTCTCAAAAATTTCAACgatgagttttattttaatgcctACCAAAAGTTGAAGCATATTCGAGATTCAATAATATTCAAATGTGAAACGTGCACGAAATCATATTCCTGTTTGGAGTACGCCATAATGAGATATAAGCAAACTTTTGATGTGTCCAAAAGTAAGTTATATTTGAGCGAGCTCTGTACAGCTGAAATGAGCGATGCTGAAGGAGATTCTAATGAAAGAATGGAACCGGAGAGTACGACGAGTGACATAAAACTAGAATCTCAAGACCAAGTCATATCTGAGTATTATATTAAGATGGAACCTTTGTCGCCATGA